From a single Calothrix sp. NIES-2098 genomic region:
- a CDS encoding acylphosphatase, whose translation MPNSTPLPKLIRAHVFISGRVQGVGYRYATVDTASQLGLTGWVGNLPDNRVEAVFEGSQVVIEEMIRWCHIGPPAAVVKNVVVEYEEPEGLRGFEVKRLN comes from the coding sequence ATGCCGAATTCTACACCACTACCTAAGTTAATCCGTGCCCATGTATTCATTTCTGGACGAGTCCAGGGGGTTGGCTATCGCTACGCCACAGTAGATACAGCAAGTCAGCTGGGATTAACTGGCTGGGTAGGAAATCTCCCCGATAATCGCGTAGAAGCAGTGTTTGAAGGGTCACAAGTAGTAATAGAAGAGATGATTCGCTGGTGTCACATTGGACCTCCGGCTGCTGTAGTAAAAAATGTTGTGGTCGAGTACGAAGAACCGGAAGGTTTGCGAGGATTTGAAGTGAAGCGGTTAAATTAA
- a CDS encoding HAD family hydrolase — MLAAILFDLDGTIVNTDPIHYQAWQQKLANYGIEIDETFYKSRISGRLNPEIVKDILPQLSPVDAQKFADDKEALFRELAPNLKPLSGFSELIAWTEAHQLKRALVTNAPRLNAEFMLDVLGIKEAFHTIVLADDCIAGKPDPAPYQVALSKLGIQAHEAIALEDSPSGIRAAVGAGIRTIGIASTHDPKILVEVGAFIAIPDFTSLQLWTLLNSMSEQDLSSISSGF, encoded by the coding sequence ATGCTAGCCGCTATTCTCTTTGACCTAGACGGCACGATTGTCAACACTGACCCCATACACTACCAAGCTTGGCAGCAAAAGCTAGCCAATTATGGCATAGAAATTGATGAAACCTTCTACAAATCTAGAATTAGTGGACGACTCAATCCAGAAATTGTCAAAGATATATTGCCACAACTATCACCAGTAGATGCACAAAAATTTGCAGACGATAAAGAAGCGCTGTTCCGAGAACTTGCACCAAATCTCAAGCCGCTGAGTGGATTTTCGGAACTAATAGCATGGACAGAAGCACATCAGTTAAAACGTGCTTTAGTAACTAATGCTCCTCGATTAAATGCCGAATTTATGCTAGATGTTTTAGGCATCAAGGAAGCGTTTCATACAATTGTTTTGGCAGACGATTGTATAGCAGGTAAACCAGATCCTGCACCCTATCAAGTTGCGCTGAGTAAGTTAGGGATTCAGGCGCATGAAGCGATCGCCTTGGAAGATTCACCCTCTGGAATTCGTGCTGCTGTAGGTGCTGGTATCCGCACCATTGGGATAGCTTCTACTCACGATCCCAAAATATTGGTAGAAGTTGGCGCTTTTATCGCAATTCCTGATTTTACTAGTTTGCAACTGTGGACGCTGCTAAACTCAATGAGCGAGCAAGATTTAAGTAGTATCTCATCTGGTTTTTGA
- a CDS encoding copper-translocating P-type ATPase yields MQLVPKTQIVPEPIPITEKIILDVGGMKCAGCVKAVERQLTQQPGVKNACVNLATEVAVVELEAGAVDAELLAKHLTANGFPTQPRTAAGEIAAGEDLEARQQREMRSAFRQLVVAGVLLVLSGIGHLGTISGLTLPFLNNIWFHCGLATLAILVPGRPIIVDGWLGWRRNAPNMNTLIGLGTLTAYTASLVALLFPQMGWECFFDEPVMMLGFILLGRTLEQQARGRAAAAFRQLLALQPQVARLIANPEQIGQVTDEEGSHPSQDAVMSSASIEIPAEQVRVGEWLKILPGDKVPVDGEVRLGQTTVDESMLTGESVPVIKQPGDIVTAGTLNQSGAIAIQATRTGSDTTLAHIVALVEDAQTRKAPVQKLADTVAGYFTYGVLTAACLTFIFWYFFGTHIWPDITISGGMDMMSHTSHHVQHSAMSLHRSPLLVSLKLAIAVMVVACPCALGLATPTAILVGTGLGAERGLLIKGGDVLERVHQLDTIVFDKTGTLTTGNPTVTDCLLIEELGAEEETEIQSNRSIVKDSLPLPRQLPQVGKPAHGTGSPAPCPPLSSPRSLLQLAAAVESGTYHPLAKAIQQEAQRQELAIPEAVNFHTEPGLGVSAVVDGVNVLLGNWEWLSWHGIAISDTAQQLSQKLANEGKTVVCVAVDGNLAGIIAVSDTLRPDAQTTVDRLRQMGLRVMLLSGDRIEAASAIAKQLGLDSTDVMAGVPPSKKAAAIQELQTKYASVVAMVGDGINDAPALSQADVGIALYSGTDVAMETAAIVLMRDRLSDVVESIHLSRATFNKIRQNLFWAFAYNTIGIPLAAGILLPSVGFILTPSGAAALMAFSSVSVVSNSVLLRRLAHRP; encoded by the coding sequence ATGCAACTTGTTCCCAAAACTCAGATCGTCCCAGAACCAATCCCAATTACAGAGAAAATAATTCTGGATGTTGGGGGCATGAAGTGTGCTGGATGTGTAAAAGCAGTAGAAAGACAGCTAACCCAACAACCAGGCGTGAAAAATGCCTGTGTGAACTTGGCAACAGAGGTAGCGGTCGTAGAGTTAGAAGCTGGCGCGGTCGATGCAGAGTTACTGGCAAAGCATTTGACCGCCAACGGCTTTCCCACTCAACCCCGAACAGCCGCAGGTGAAATAGCTGCTGGAGAAGACCTAGAAGCGCGACAGCAACGAGAAATGCGCTCTGCATTCAGGCAGTTAGTAGTTGCTGGGGTGCTGCTAGTCTTATCTGGAATTGGACATTTAGGCACTATTAGCGGCTTAACATTGCCATTTTTAAATAACATCTGGTTTCACTGTGGGTTGGCAACATTGGCTATCTTAGTTCCAGGTCGCCCGATTATAGTTGATGGTTGGCTAGGCTGGCGGCGAAATGCGCCCAATATGAATACCCTGATCGGTTTGGGAACCCTAACAGCCTACACGGCTAGTTTAGTGGCGCTACTGTTCCCCCAAATGGGTTGGGAGTGCTTCTTTGATGAACCAGTGATGATGTTGGGCTTTATTTTACTGGGACGGACGTTAGAGCAACAAGCCAGAGGACGCGCCGCTGCCGCATTTAGGCAACTGCTAGCGTTACAGCCACAGGTGGCACGGTTAATTGCCAACCCAGAGCAAATTGGGCAAGTAACTGATGAAGAAGGTTCGCACCCTAGCCAAGATGCAGTTATGAGTTCGGCCAGCATTGAGATTCCAGCAGAACAGGTGCGAGTTGGTGAATGGTTAAAGATACTACCAGGTGATAAAGTCCCTGTAGATGGTGAGGTGCGCTTGGGGCAAACCACAGTAGATGAGTCAATGCTGACCGGGGAATCTGTACCCGTCATCAAGCAACCAGGGGATATAGTAACAGCAGGCACTCTTAACCAATCGGGAGCGATCGCTATTCAGGCAACCCGTACAGGCAGCGATACAACTTTAGCTCATATTGTCGCTCTAGTAGAAGATGCCCAAACCCGGAAAGCACCTGTTCAGAAATTAGCAGATACAGTTGCTGGTTACTTTACCTATGGAGTCTTAACCGCAGCTTGCTTAACATTTATCTTTTGGTACTTTTTCGGTACGCACATCTGGCCTGATATCACCATATCAGGTGGCATGGACATGATGAGCCATACATCTCATCACGTTCAGCACTCAGCAATGAGCCTTCATCGCTCACCACTGCTCGTCAGTTTAAAATTAGCGATCGCAGTTATGGTAGTCGCTTGTCCTTGTGCATTAGGGCTAGCGACACCCACAGCCATTCTCGTAGGTACTGGTTTAGGTGCGGAACGCGGTCTATTAATTAAAGGCGGTGACGTTTTAGAACGGGTACACCAGTTAGATACTATTGTCTTTGATAAAACAGGCACATTAACTACAGGTAATCCTACCGTAACTGATTGCCTGCTAATCGAAGAATTAGGGGCTGAAGAAGAAACCGAGATACAAAGTAACAGAAGCATAGTAAAGGATTCTCTCCCCCTGCCACGCCAGTTGCCTCAAGTCGGGAAACCCGCCCACGGCACTGGCTCCCCTGCTCCCTGCCCCCCTCTCTCTTCACCCCGATCGCTCCTGCAACTAGCAGCCGCAGTAGAAAGCGGCACATACCATCCTCTTGCCAAAGCGATTCAGCAGGAAGCCCAGCGGCAAGAGTTGGCTATTCCAGAAGCAGTAAATTTTCATACCGAACCAGGGCTGGGCGTGTCGGCTGTAGTAGATGGAGTCAACGTACTATTAGGTAATTGGGAATGGTTAAGCTGGCACGGAATCGCAATTAGCGACACTGCACAACAGTTGAGTCAGAAATTGGCAAATGAGGGCAAAACAGTTGTGTGTGTCGCAGTAGATGGGAATTTAGCTGGAATTATTGCCGTCTCTGATACTCTCAGACCAGATGCGCAAACCACAGTAGATCGATTACGCCAGATGGGTTTAAGGGTAATGTTGCTGAGTGGCGATCGCATAGAAGCAGCTAGCGCGATCGCTAAACAACTGGGGTTAGATAGCACTGATGTGATGGCTGGCGTTCCTCCCAGTAAAAAAGCCGCAGCTATCCAGGAATTACAAACCAAATACGCATCCGTTGTTGCGATGGTGGGAGATGGGATCAATGATGCTCCGGCTTTATCTCAAGCTGATGTGGGAATTGCTTTATACTCCGGCACAGATGTAGCAATGGAAACTGCGGCTATTGTGCTGATGCGCGATCGCCTCAGTGATGTTGTAGAGTCAATTCACCTCAGTCGTGCCACTTTCAACAAAATCCGTCAAAATTTATTCTGGGCTTTTGCTTATAATACAATTGGTATTCCCTTAGCAGCAGGTATTTTGTTACCCAGTGTGGGTTTTATACTGACCCCATCTGGTGCCGCCGCATTAATGGCCTTTAGCTCAGTTAGTGTTGTTAGTAATTCAGTTTTACTAAGGCGTTTAGCTCATAGACCCTAA
- a CDS encoding glucosamine/galactosamine-6-phosphate isomerase: MLAATKCFRVDKLTVQIYNTEADMAQDVAEITQQYLQQLLQQQESAAILLATGNSQLKFLDALIALGGIDWSRIILFHLDEYLGISGDHSASFRRYLRERVEQRVHPQQFHYIEGDTLQPLAECDRYTKLLEAQPIDLCCLGVGENGHLAFNDPYVADFQDPYKVKIVKLDSVNRKQQVNTGHFPNLESVPQYAFTVTLPLICAAKKIICLAPEKRKANAVKDILQGSINTKFPASILRKQAQATLFLDTNSASLLT, translated from the coding sequence ATGCTAGCCGCCACAAAATGTTTTCGTGTCGATAAATTGACAGTGCAGATTTACAATACTGAAGCCGATATGGCTCAAGATGTTGCAGAAATAACGCAACAATATCTACAGCAACTTCTTCAGCAACAGGAATCAGCTGCTATATTGCTAGCGACAGGAAACTCTCAACTTAAATTTCTAGATGCTTTGATTGCTTTAGGTGGTATAGATTGGTCGCGAATTATCTTATTTCATTTAGATGAATATCTAGGGATTTCTGGCGATCATTCAGCTAGTTTCCGGCGCTATCTACGAGAACGTGTAGAACAGCGAGTTCATCCTCAACAATTTCACTATATAGAAGGTGATACATTACAACCTCTGGCGGAATGCGATCGCTATACCAAACTACTAGAAGCACAGCCAATAGATTTATGCTGTCTTGGTGTAGGCGAAAATGGTCATTTGGCTTTCAACGATCCATATGTGGCTGATTTTCAAGACCCTTACAAAGTTAAAATAGTCAAGCTAGATTCTGTTAATCGAAAACAACAAGTCAATACAGGTCATTTTCCTAATTTAGAAAGCGTGCCACAATACGCATTTACTGTGACTTTACCCTTGATTTGTGCGGCAAAAAAAATTATCTGTCTTGCACCAGAAAAACGTAAAGCGAATGCAGTGAAGGATATATTGCAGGGGTCAATTAATACAAAATTTCCTGCTTCTATTCTGCGCAAACAAGCTCAAGCAACTTTATTTCTTGATACTAACTCTGCTAGCTTGTTAACTTAA
- a CDS encoding iron-sulfur cluster assembly accessory protein, with protein sequence MTQAIQPQQRGIQLSETALRQVKSLRDKQGQDLCLRVGVRQGGCSGMSYMMDFEDSSKIGPQDEVFDYDGFKIVCDRKSLLYLYGLMLDYSDAMIGGGFQFTNPNASQTCGCGKSFGV encoded by the coding sequence ATGACACAAGCAATTCAGCCACAACAACGCGGAATTCAGTTAAGCGAAACCGCATTACGCCAGGTAAAATCGCTACGGGACAAGCAAGGTCAAGATTTATGCTTGCGGGTAGGTGTCAGACAAGGTGGCTGCTCTGGCATGTCTTACATGATGGATTTTGAAGACTCTAGCAAGATCGGCCCTCAGGATGAAGTTTTTGACTATGATGGCTTCAAAATCGTTTGCGATCGCAAAAGCTTATTATACCTCTATGGCTTAATGCTTGATTATAGCGATGCCATGATTGGCGGCGGTTTTCAATTTACTAATCCCAACGCCAGCCAAACCTGTGGTTGTGGTAAGTCATTTGGTGTATAG
- a CDS encoding abortive infection protein encodes MTIKRLGLIGLTLISLVLSGLSLFSSWQEPQFQSRLELYQTNIALQAQAWQPEDNKDENFQVVRDAILGEQPLDNAVKQYQEARKSAQTNLDKAKSQLVKLRSQPVNASAPPKPLPETRPSENPSSQQQRQLQQSLNQLQKLLAELDLRLGILQAQQGKTDVALKTWSDLQQRSDINPEFQETSAVLIGLWSEPPRLLPNAQQLIQKNLDGWFRSNALVQLYKLQQRPDALSAVTATQQEAAAQAVIKLAVIGIVPTLAALIGIILLIAVFAQRLVKGKAALIAQNADVAWSTPWGGEIILQVFILGFFLMGQLFVPLLLSLLPISLTGGNVRFQAFSVLLRYMLVAAGALLVLYFSIKRFFPLPEFWFRFNFQGKWFLWGLGGYCAALPIVVVVSLINQQLWQGQGGSNPLLQLALESQDSIALGIFFLTAAIAAPVFEEILFRGFLLPSLTRYLPVWAAILASSLLFAAAHLSLSEILPLTALGIVLGVVYTRSRNLLAPMLLHSLWNSGTLLSLFILGSGN; translated from the coding sequence ATGACCATAAAACGGTTGGGTTTAATTGGATTGACGCTGATTTCGTTGGTGTTGTCCGGCTTGTCTTTATTTAGCAGTTGGCAAGAACCGCAGTTCCAAAGTCGCTTGGAACTGTACCAAACAAACATTGCACTACAAGCACAAGCTTGGCAACCAGAAGATAACAAAGACGAGAATTTCCAGGTAGTGAGGGATGCCATACTTGGCGAGCAACCTCTGGATAACGCTGTCAAGCAATATCAAGAAGCGCGGAAATCAGCGCAAACCAATTTGGACAAAGCCAAAAGTCAACTGGTAAAATTGCGTTCTCAACCAGTGAATGCGTCTGCGCCTCCTAAACCCCTACCAGAAACTCGTCCTTCAGAAAATCCCTCTAGTCAACAGCAGCGACAGTTGCAGCAGTCCCTCAACCAGCTGCAAAAATTATTAGCTGAATTAGACTTACGTTTAGGAATTTTACAAGCACAGCAAGGAAAGACAGATGTCGCACTGAAAACTTGGAGTGATTTACAGCAACGCTCAGATATCAATCCGGAATTTCAAGAAACATCTGCTGTATTAATTGGTTTGTGGAGCGAACCTCCCCGCCTGCTGCCAAATGCTCAACAGTTGATCCAAAAGAATTTAGACGGTTGGTTTCGCTCTAATGCACTGGTGCAACTCTACAAGCTCCAGCAACGTCCAGACGCATTATCAGCAGTTACAGCCACACAACAAGAAGCTGCTGCTCAAGCTGTCATTAAATTAGCGGTGATTGGGATTGTTCCTACCTTAGCAGCTTTGATCGGTATCATCCTGCTAATTGCTGTATTTGCTCAACGTTTAGTGAAGGGAAAAGCCGCCTTAATCGCTCAAAATGCTGATGTAGCTTGGTCAACGCCTTGGGGTGGTGAAATCATTTTACAGGTATTTATTCTTGGCTTTTTCTTGATGGGGCAACTGTTTGTGCCCCTATTATTATCACTGCTTCCCATTTCGCTGACTGGTGGTAATGTACGTTTTCAGGCTTTCTCAGTCTTACTGCGTTATATGTTAGTAGCAGCAGGTGCGCTATTGGTACTATATTTCTCCATCAAGCGCTTTTTTCCCTTGCCAGAATTCTGGTTTCGCTTCAATTTTCAAGGTAAGTGGTTTTTGTGGGGACTGGGTGGCTATTGTGCTGCTTTACCGATAGTCGTGGTTGTGTCTTTGATTAATCAACAACTATGGCAAGGACAAGGTGGTAGTAATCCCTTGTTGCAACTGGCATTGGAAAGTCAAGATTCTATTGCACTGGGGATATTTTTCTTAACAGCTGCGATCGCCGCCCCGGTTTTTGAAGAAATTCTGTTTCGCGGCTTTTTGTTGCCTTCTCTAACTCGTTACCTACCCGTGTGGGCTGCCATTCTTGCTAGTAGCCTGCTATTTGCTGCTGCTCACCTGAGCTTGTCAGAAATTTTACCACTAACTGCCTTGGGGATCGTTTTGGGAGTAGTCTACACGCGATCGCGTAATCTACTTGCTCCTATGCTGTTGCACAGTCTTTGGAACAGTGGTACTCTACTCAGTTTATTTATCTTAGGTAGCGGTAATTAA
- a CDS encoding TPR repeat-containing protein, which yields MTNTVESLFDTGLERYKAGESAASLIPVFKEVCDRAPRSSSAWTCLAWLYLLENKGNLAYKAALKAVKLNPQDPQARINLAVAMLETGQKGLREHVDFAQQLIFVNQEWEDEVKNSIEDGLTRKPDWQSLAKVKGWLFDA from the coding sequence ATGACTAATACGGTTGAATCCCTGTTTGATACAGGTTTAGAACGCTATAAAGCTGGTGAAAGTGCAGCTTCTTTAATTCCTGTGTTTAAAGAAGTATGCGATCGCGCTCCTAGAAGCAGTTCTGCTTGGACTTGTTTGGCTTGGTTGTATCTACTGGAGAACAAAGGCAACTTAGCTTATAAAGCCGCACTCAAAGCAGTCAAGCTCAATCCTCAAGACCCACAAGCCAGAATTAATCTGGCTGTGGCGATGTTGGAAACCGGACAAAAAGGTTTGCGGGAACACGTTGATTTCGCCCAACAGTTAATTTTTGTAAATCAAGAATGGGAGGACGAAGTCAAAAACAGCATTGAAGACGGTTTAACTAGAAAACCAGATTGGCAGAGTTTGGCAAAAGTCAAAGGCTGGCTGTTTGACGCTTAA